Proteins from one Choloepus didactylus isolate mChoDid1 chromosome 4, mChoDid1.pri, whole genome shotgun sequence genomic window:
- the LOC119533239 gene encoding thymosin beta-4-like: MSDKPGMAEIEKFDKSKLKKTETQEKNPLPSKETIEQEKQAGES; the protein is encoded by the coding sequence ATGTCTGACAAACCCGGTATGGCTGAGATTGAGAAATTCGATAAGTCGAAATTGAAGAAGACAGAAACGCAAGAGAAAAATCCACTGCCTTCCAAAGAAACGATCGAACAGGAGAAGCAGGCAGGCGAATCGTAA